A genomic region of Octopus sinensis linkage group LG2, ASM634580v1, whole genome shotgun sequence contains the following coding sequences:
- the LOC115227337 gene encoding uncharacterized protein LOC115227337, with the protein MWLDSTKAFDSVPRSWMLQTLQLAKVPVRIIKAIQYRRGISQEDSLSVMLFILSVNSLSFILRKFERYLTGSQGNRNTKIIYCFYVDDLKLCTKNMHEMKKSFDLVKTFSKDVLLEFGLYKYYMIVNTGRTINQTSNISINDLTAFPGSDEECYRYLGVAENVSYSFTCNKTRVSKEFYSGIKKMWSSELSTFNKTVAHNVFIVPVLIPKFGLLDSILDEILQLPSRSLSDNPEYMPKEVSRLYRNVSSDERISLYEQNSLHGYRISSKYLMHKRDSDAA; encoded by the exons atgtggctagactCCACGAAAGCCTTTGATTCTGTTCCCCGCTCATGGATGCTACAAacccttcaacttgctaaagttccagtgagaataATCAAAGCCATACAGTATCGCAGAGGCATATCCCAAGAagacagcctctctgtgatgttgtttatactttccgTAAACTCCTTGTCATTCATATTAAGGAAGTTTGAacgatatctcactggttcacaaggaaacagaaataccaaaatcatATACTGTTTctatgtggatgacttaaaactttgtacaaaaaatatgcatgaaatgaAAAAGAGCTTTGACCTAGTtaaaacattctcaaaggatgtactATTGGAGTTTGgtctgtataaatattatatgattgTGAACACAGGGagaactataaaccagactagtaacatctccattaATGATTTGACTGCCTTCCCTggatctgacgaggaatgttacaggtatctaggggtggctGAAAATGTATCTTATAGTttcacctgtaacaaaacacgtgtctcTAAAGAATTTTACAGCGGAATAAAGAAAATGTGGTCCTCAGAACTCTctacattcaataaaacagtagcCCACAATGTCTTCatagtgccagtactcataccaaaatttgggctgcttgattcgATACTTGATGAGATCCTTCAGCTGCCTTCCAGGTCTTTGTCTGATAACccagaatacatgcccaaagaagtatCACGACTCTACCgtaacgtatcatcagatgaaaggataagcctatatgagcagaattCTCTACATGGATac CGAATATCAagcaagtacctgatgcacaaaagggatagtgATGCAG CATga